In Desulfosediminicola ganghwensis, a single window of DNA contains:
- a CDS encoding NAD(P)-dependent oxidoreductase, translated as MKTNIIKEAHRCLQCKKPLCRKGCPNGTRINEMISLFLKGDLEKAGRMLFENNPLSVVCSKICPHENFCEGHCILGKKSTPINISGIEHFISTYYLDHLEAESCNVLTKEKVAIIGSGPAGITVAFILATNCYDVTIFESEDKIGGILQHGIPEFRLSRDLLAKLKDALIKMGVKIRPNTLIGPVITIDDLLRDAYSAVFIGTGVWNPRPLRIAGETLGHVHYGINYLKNPEAYSLGRKLAIIGAGNVAMDVARTALRNGVDEVVVLYRKGENNISATRHEYESAVEDGVKFAFFHSPNKITDAGVLCTLTSAEGNTEGQEVLVEADAVAIAISQDPRSNLSGIGKEKNGLVITDGDGRTTREGVFASGDVVTGAKTVAEAVSCSKRSAAAIMEFVESKRTTLKTVVSKQ; from the coding sequence ATGAAAACCAACATCATCAAAGAAGCCCATCGCTGTCTGCAATGTAAAAAGCCCCTGTGCAGGAAAGGCTGCCCTAACGGAACCAGAATTAACGAAATGATCTCCCTTTTTCTTAAAGGAGATCTCGAAAAGGCCGGCAGGATGCTTTTTGAAAACAATCCGCTGTCGGTTGTCTGCTCAAAAATTTGCCCCCATGAAAATTTCTGCGAGGGGCACTGCATACTTGGCAAAAAATCGACCCCTATCAACATCAGCGGCATTGAACACTTCATCTCTACCTACTATCTCGATCATCTCGAAGCGGAGAGCTGTAATGTGCTCACCAAAGAAAAAGTCGCTATCATCGGCTCTGGTCCTGCCGGCATAACCGTCGCCTTCATCCTGGCGACAAACTGCTACGATGTAACGATTTTTGAGTCTGAAGACAAAATCGGCGGCATTCTCCAGCATGGCATACCTGAATTCCGTCTTTCCAGGGATCTGCTGGCAAAATTAAAAGATGCCCTGATCAAGATGGGAGTCAAGATTCGCCCCAACACTCTTATCGGACCGGTTATCACCATCGACGATCTCCTCCGGGACGCCTACAGTGCCGTCTTCATAGGCACCGGAGTCTGGAACCCGAGGCCACTCAGGATAGCTGGTGAAACCCTGGGGCATGTTCATTATGGAATCAACTATCTGAAAAACCCCGAAGCATATTCACTTGGCCGAAAACTGGCCATCATTGGCGCAGGTAATGTGGCCATGGACGTGGCGCGAACCGCACTTCGCAACGGGGTGGACGAAGTTGTGGTGCTCTATCGTAAAGGTGAAAACAACATTTCCGCCACCCGCCATGAATATGAAAGTGCAGTAGAAGATGGGGTAAAATTCGCCTTCTTTCATTCACCGAATAAAATAACTGACGCCGGTGTTCTCTGCACCCTGACCAGCGCAGAAGGCAATACAGAGGGACAGGAAGTACTGGTAGAGGCAGATGCTGTTGCTATCGCCATCAGCCAGGACCCGAGAAGTAACCTCTCCGGCATCGGTAAAGAAAAGAATGGACTGGTTATAACAGATGGGGATGGTCGCACTACCCGCGAAGGGGTCTTTGCCTCAGGCGATGTGGTCACAGGAGCCAAAACAGTGGCAGAAGCTGTGAGTTGCTCAAAGAGAAGTGCGGCAGCTATTATGGAGTTTGTTGAATCAAAGCGCACCACTCTGAAAACAGTTGTTTCCAAACAATAA
- a CDS encoding MarR family transcriptional regulator, giving the protein MSCGCKPLTDEQKQILEAMANSAEPCGSKDIAAATGLESKAISCRITALKKKGLVESPVRCKYSITDDGRNALNG; this is encoded by the coding sequence ATGAGTTGCGGATGCAAACCACTTACCGATGAGCAAAAACAGATTCTCGAGGCAATGGCCAACAGTGCAGAGCCGTGTGGCTCCAAAGATATAGCCGCGGCAACCGGTCTTGAGAGTAAGGCTATCAGCTGTCGTATTACGGCTTTAAAAAAGAAGGGACTGGTTGAAAGTCCGGTTCGTTGCAAATATTCCATCACCGATGATGGCCGTAATGCCCTGAACGGTTAA
- a CDS encoding Fur family transcriptional regulator, which produces MQLRMTNQREIILRELRESKQHLTADELYERVKKVMPRISLATVYRNLEVLSGAGIIAKLEISGRQKRFDYDVSEHDHICCVKCHRVDNLELDRDKLGSIDWENTDGYSVKGYRLEVAGICPKCQKELKFKEKVQ; this is translated from the coding sequence ATGCAGCTACGAATGACCAACCAGAGGGAGATCATCCTTCGCGAACTGCGGGAGAGCAAACAGCATCTCACGGCGGATGAGCTGTACGAGAGGGTGAAAAAGGTCATGCCTCGCATAAGCCTTGCAACTGTTTACCGAAATCTAGAGGTGTTATCAGGTGCTGGCATCATTGCCAAGCTGGAGATCAGTGGTAGGCAAAAACGATTTGATTATGATGTAAGCGAACACGATCACATCTGTTGTGTTAAATGCCACCGGGTTGATAACCTGGAGCTGGACAGGGACAAACTGGGATCGATAGACTGGGAAAACACGGATGGATACTCCGTAAAAGGCTATCGCCTTGAAGTTGCAGGGATTTGCCCGAAGTGTCAGAAAGAACTAAAATTTAAGGAGAAAGTCCAATGA
- a CDS encoding ABC transporter ATP-binding protein: protein MTTLLHVRNLRKVFKETVAVKDVSFTVSQGRCFGLLGPNGAGKTTSIEIIEDIIPPTSGEILYRGSPRTASFREEIGIQFQHTSLLNFLSVKETLRTFQKLFAQPEDLDTLIRLCELKPIINRANNKLSGGQQQRLMLALALINKPNLIFLDEPSTGLDPQSRRNLWAIVEKIKAEGKTVIMTTHSMEEAQYLCDDIAIMDQGVIIARGTPRELINTHCRTTTLSLPTENLSGLESPDLSWHERNNRAVIHTDNIDSLLQKLNTNAVSLNGMNIHTPTLEDVFLHLTGRTLRD, encoded by the coding sequence ATGACAACTCTGCTTCACGTTCGTAATCTGAGAAAAGTGTTCAAAGAAACTGTCGCGGTAAAAGATGTCTCTTTTACTGTCAGCCAGGGAAGGTGCTTTGGCCTCCTTGGGCCAAATGGTGCTGGAAAAACTACTTCCATAGAAATAATTGAGGATATAATCCCACCAACATCAGGTGAAATTCTCTACAGAGGTTCTCCGCGCACAGCTTCGTTCCGTGAAGAGATAGGCATTCAGTTTCAACACACCTCCCTTCTCAACTTTCTCTCTGTCAAAGAGACACTACGCACTTTTCAAAAACTTTTTGCTCAACCGGAAGATCTCGATACGCTCATCAGGCTTTGCGAACTCAAACCGATAATCAACCGTGCCAACAACAAACTCTCAGGTGGCCAGCAACAACGCCTGATGCTGGCACTGGCATTAATCAACAAACCAAACCTGATCTTTCTCGACGAGCCGTCAACCGGCCTTGACCCGCAATCAAGACGAAACCTCTGGGCAATCGTGGAGAAGATTAAAGCAGAAGGCAAAACTGTGATCATGACCACCCACTCCATGGAAGAAGCCCAGTATCTCTGCGATGATATCGCTATCATGGATCAGGGTGTGATTATTGCCCGGGGCACTCCGAGAGAGTTGATCAATACCCACTGCAGGACAACAACTCTTTCTCTGCCTACTGAAAATCTGAGTGGCCTTGAATCGCCCGACCTGAGCTGGCACGAACGAAACAACCGGGCAGTTATCCATACCGATAATATTGACTCGCTACTGCAGAAACTGAACACGAATGCCGTCAGCTTGAATGGTATGAACATCCACACCCCAACCCTGGAGGATGTCTTTCTCCATCTCACCGGCAGAACCTTAAGGGACTGA
- a CDS encoding ABC transporter permease, with protein sequence MHLPSFQRIWALFVARNHEFFRDKAAFGWNFAFPFLLIVGIGLVFNHKDLQHFKVGVFPVSSDAVELAETTIPKPFYESEHLTFIPMASYKEGERKLSHHKIDLLLDATSRNHTYWINDSSPSGALAEKIFIASFLAADEVADKQLIEGEQIRYIDWLFPGILAMNMMFSALWGVGYVVVRYRKNGTLKRLKATPLTAFEYLTAQMLSRIFLLMFTLLIVWLGADLIFNFQVQGSYLLLAFIFLLGGLNLSSIGLILAARGTSEEFTSGVLNFISLPMMFLSEVWFSLEGSPRWVLMLSDLFPLTHLLRAARMVMSEAATLRQVQWECAILLFSTLIFLSIAAKIFSWNE encoded by the coding sequence ATGCACCTACCCAGCTTTCAGCGCATATGGGCCTTGTTCGTTGCCCGCAATCATGAATTTTTCAGGGACAAAGCCGCCTTCGGCTGGAACTTCGCTTTCCCGTTCCTGCTCATAGTTGGCATCGGCCTGGTCTTCAACCACAAAGATTTGCAACACTTCAAAGTTGGGGTCTTCCCGGTCAGTTCGGACGCTGTTGAATTAGCTGAAACCACAATCCCCAAACCCTTTTATGAGAGTGAACACCTCACCTTCATTCCCATGGCCAGTTATAAAGAGGGAGAGCGTAAGCTAAGCCACCACAAGATTGACCTGCTGCTTGATGCAACCTCACGCAACCACACCTACTGGATAAACGACTCATCCCCCAGTGGTGCCCTTGCCGAAAAGATCTTCATCGCCTCATTCCTTGCAGCTGACGAGGTGGCTGATAAACAGTTGATCGAGGGAGAACAGATACGATATATTGACTGGCTCTTCCCGGGGATTCTGGCCATGAACATGATGTTTTCCGCGCTTTGGGGGGTCGGCTATGTGGTCGTCCGGTATCGTAAAAACGGTACCTTAAAACGACTCAAGGCCACTCCTCTCACCGCCTTTGAATATCTCACGGCGCAGATGCTCTCCCGAATTTTCCTGCTGATGTTCACCCTGCTGATCGTCTGGCTCGGGGCTGACCTGATCTTTAACTTTCAGGTGCAGGGTTCCTATCTGCTGTTGGCATTCATCTTTTTACTTGGAGGTCTGAATCTCTCTTCTATCGGCTTGATTCTGGCCGCGCGTGGAACCAGCGAGGAATTCACCAGTGGCGTGCTCAACTTTATTTCCCTGCCAATGATGTTTCTCTCTGAAGTGTGGTTCTCCCTTGAGGGTTCACCACGCTGGGTACTGATGCTCTCTGACCTCTTCCCTCTCACCCACCTGCTGAGGGCAGCGAGAATGGTGATGAGTGAAGCTGCAACATTGAGACAGGTACAATGGGAATGTGCGATTTTACTTTTTTCTACACTGATCTTCCTGTCTATTGCTGCCAAAATTTTTTCATGGAATGAATAG
- a CDS encoding tRNA threonylcarbamoyladenosine dehydratase, whose amino-acid sequence MERFSRTQRLLGNDSFGRLQNRSVTVVGLGAVGGYVVEGLARAGVSNLRIVDFDTIQPTNINRQILALETTLGRPKAEAALERIKAINPSCNVESLQMFTAEETLEAILSPRPDLLIDAIDSLNPKVQLLVGAYQRAIPTLSSMGAALRTDTTKIRIGDIFETTVCPLAKHVRKRLRRRGVGKGIRCIYSNQKVDFDYTQENEESRVGETPHSDRGRERNVLGSLPTITGIFGLTIANEAITILASEEGPYFTGDRL is encoded by the coding sequence ATGGAACGATTTTCAAGAACTCAGCGCTTATTGGGCAATGACAGTTTTGGTCGCCTGCAAAACAGGAGCGTGACCGTGGTCGGCCTCGGGGCCGTCGGAGGTTATGTGGTGGAAGGGTTGGCCCGCGCCGGCGTCAGCAATCTCAGAATTGTCGACTTCGACACCATCCAGCCCACCAATATCAACAGGCAGATCCTGGCCCTGGAAACCACGCTTGGCCGCCCTAAAGCAGAAGCCGCCCTGGAACGGATAAAGGCGATCAATCCTTCCTGCAACGTTGAAAGCCTGCAGATGTTTACCGCCGAAGAGACTCTGGAGGCAATTCTCTCCCCCCGGCCGGATCTGCTGATCGACGCCATAGACTCACTCAACCCCAAAGTCCAACTGCTCGTCGGGGCCTACCAGCGTGCCATTCCCACCCTCTCTTCCATGGGTGCGGCGTTACGGACAGATACCACTAAAATACGTATCGGTGATATATTCGAGACCACTGTCTGCCCCCTTGCCAAACATGTACGCAAACGCCTCCGCCGCCGTGGAGTAGGTAAAGGAATACGCTGTATCTATTCGAACCAGAAGGTTGATTTCGATTATACTCAGGAAAATGAGGAATCCAGGGTTGGCGAAACACCGCATTCAGATCGGGGGCGGGAGCGCAATGTGCTGGGCAGCCTGCCTACTATTACCGGTATTTTCGGATTGACCATCGCCAATGAGGCAATCACCATACTCGCCTCCGAAGAAGGCCCCTATTTTACTGGAGATCGCTTATGA
- the thpR gene encoding RNA 2',3'-cyclic phosphodiesterase codes for MIRLFVAYDMPDDVRMLICGMGATIPGARAVPAEQLHLTLKFIGDVEGSMLADIRRALAQISTPPLIISLRGVGHFPPRGNPRVLWCGISPEMETIQLRNSIEKSLADIGIPRERRKFSPHVTLARLRNSPLKRVTQFLAGNSMFETPSFRVDTFRLYSSSLSHGGAVHTVQAEFPMTTAHPDEL; via the coding sequence ATGATACGACTTTTCGTCGCCTACGATATGCCTGACGATGTCCGTATGCTGATATGCGGCATGGGAGCGACTATTCCCGGTGCCAGGGCGGTGCCCGCTGAGCAGCTGCACCTCACCTTGAAATTCATCGGTGATGTGGAAGGGAGCATGCTGGCCGACATTCGTCGGGCACTCGCACAAATTTCCACACCACCGCTGATTATCAGTCTGCGGGGTGTAGGCCATTTCCCTCCCCGGGGCAATCCCAGGGTTCTGTGGTGCGGTATCTCTCCCGAGATGGAGACCATTCAGCTCCGCAACTCCATCGAGAAGTCACTGGCCGACATCGGCATACCCCGGGAGCGACGAAAATTCTCCCCCCATGTAACCCTAGCCCGCTTGAGAAACAGCCCGCTGAAACGGGTAACGCAGTTCCTGGCAGGTAACAGCATGTTCGAAACCCCGTCTTTTCGTGTCGATACCTTCCGCCTCTACTCAAGCTCCCTCTCACATGGAGGGGCCGTTCACACAGTGCAGGCAGAATTCCCCATGACAACCGCCCACCCAGACGAACTGTAG
- a CDS encoding DMT family transporter — MSDTAPPGPVLHLLMVISATLVSTSFTVGEAIAGDLDPVVLTLLRFLIASILLTPVIYLRHSLRPNWSLIGRSAIISSCLVLFFWCMFLALRYTSALNTSVIFTLVPAISGVFAILLVRERLGRPQRIALVLGLAGALWVIFRGDLQLLFAMAWNKGDVIFLLGCFSMALYTPLVKFLYRGESMLLMTFWVLVTGTVWLLIFGANKLLAVDLGSVRSMVWWALLYLAVFTTIITFFLTQYCTPHIGATRAMAYSYLYPGLVLLIDLFLGKGLPPVGTLPGVGMVLLAMVVLQYSSLRRERR; from the coding sequence GTGTCTGATACTGCACCTCCCGGGCCGGTTCTCCATCTGCTGATGGTGATCAGCGCTACGCTTGTTTCCACATCATTTACAGTGGGGGAGGCTATCGCGGGTGATCTTGACCCTGTGGTGTTGACCCTGCTGCGCTTCCTCATTGCTTCCATCCTGCTGACCCCTGTCATTTACCTGCGACATAGCTTGCGGCCAAACTGGTCGCTCATCGGTCGCTCGGCAATTATCAGCAGCTGTCTGGTGCTGTTCTTCTGGTGCATGTTTCTCGCGCTGAGATATACCAGCGCCCTGAACACCAGCGTTATCTTCACCCTGGTACCAGCTATTTCTGGAGTTTTTGCCATACTCCTGGTGCGGGAGCGGCTGGGGCGGCCTCAACGTATTGCACTGGTACTGGGGCTTGCCGGGGCTTTGTGGGTAATCTTCAGAGGCGATCTCCAGCTGCTTTTTGCTATGGCCTGGAATAAGGGTGACGTGATATTTTTGCTCGGTTGTTTTTCCATGGCTCTCTACACCCCCCTGGTCAAATTTCTGTATCGTGGCGAGTCAATGCTGCTGATGACCTTCTGGGTATTGGTCACCGGGACTGTCTGGCTGTTGATTTTCGGTGCAAACAAGTTGCTGGCTGTTGATTTGGGATCAGTCCGGTCAATGGTCTGGTGGGCTCTTCTCTATCTGGCAGTGTTTACCACGATCATCACGTTCTTTCTCACTCAATACTGTACGCCCCATATCGGCGCGACCCGGGCAATGGCCTATTCCTATCTCTATCCGGGGCTGGTGCTGCTGATCGATCTTTTTCTGGGCAAGGGTTTACCACCAGTGGGTACTTTGCCTGGAGTCGGCATGGTACTGTTGGCGATGGTGGTGTTGCAATACTCTTCCTTGCGGCGGGAACGTCGCTAG
- a CDS encoding SPFH domain-containing protein has translation MENLVFLVALLAVVVVILVKTAVVVPQRSEFVIERLGKYRATLGAGFHILIPFLDKVAYRRNLKEEPIDIAAQTCITADNVTLEVDGILYLQVVNAQMSAYGIEDYHFAASQLAQTSLRSAIGKITLDSTFEAREALNAQVVDALDEAASNWGVKVLRYEIKDIQPPRTVLEAMEKQMKAEREKRAEIARSEGEKQATINQAEGDKAEAISLSEGEKMKRINEAEGRAQEILRVAEATAEGIRRVAESLNCPGGTEAANLEVAKKYIDEFGKLAKENNTMIIPGNLTDVSGMVATAMKTLEHTKGQDVKFTPPQS, from the coding sequence ATGGAAAATCTTGTCTTCTTAGTCGCTTTACTGGCAGTGGTTGTGGTTATACTGGTGAAGACCGCGGTGGTTGTTCCCCAGCGTTCGGAATTCGTGATTGAGCGTCTTGGTAAGTACCGGGCCACCCTCGGAGCCGGCTTCCATATCCTTATCCCTTTTCTGGATAAGGTTGCCTATAGGAGAAACCTGAAAGAAGAGCCGATTGATATTGCGGCGCAGACCTGTATCACCGCAGACAACGTGACCCTGGAGGTGGATGGTATCCTCTATCTGCAGGTGGTTAATGCTCAGATGTCAGCCTATGGAATCGAAGATTACCACTTTGCCGCATCCCAGCTGGCCCAGACAAGCCTGCGCTCCGCAATTGGTAAGATCACTCTCGATTCGACTTTCGAGGCGCGTGAAGCCCTGAACGCCCAGGTTGTGGATGCACTGGATGAGGCGGCATCAAACTGGGGTGTCAAGGTACTGCGGTACGAAATCAAGGATATCCAGCCGCCGCGCACCGTGCTTGAAGCCATGGAAAAGCAGATGAAAGCCGAGCGTGAAAAACGTGCTGAAATTGCCAGATCCGAAGGTGAGAAACAGGCCACTATCAATCAGGCGGAAGGTGATAAGGCCGAGGCTATTTCTCTCTCAGAAGGTGAGAAGATGAAACGGATTAATGAGGCTGAAGGCCGTGCCCAGGAAATCCTGCGAGTGGCCGAGGCAACCGCAGAGGGTATCCGCAGGGTCGCTGAGTCTCTCAACTGTCCGGGCGGAACCGAGGCGGCAAATCTGGAAGTAGCCAAAAAGTATATCGATGAATTCGGTAAACTTGCCAAAGAGAATAACACCATGATCATTCCGGGTAACCTTACAGACGTTTCAGGAATGGTGGCTACAGCCATGAAGACCTTGGAGCATACCAAGGGCCAGGATGTAAAATTTACCCCTCCGCAATCCTGA
- a CDS encoding NfeD family protein, translated as MQVLSPWLVWCLVGLGLLLFELAVPGFVIFFFGLGALATGLACLVFEVSLNGQLLIFIIFSLLSLVLLRRFVKRAFTGDSENSFVDEPHAAKGELVTVETGIVPPAEGKIRYSGTTWRARAHEPIEAGRIVEIVEQDGLVMVVKPVVENKEQTEKTNG; from the coding sequence ATGCAGGTTCTTTCTCCGTGGTTGGTCTGGTGCCTGGTTGGTCTCGGCCTGTTGCTTTTTGAATTGGCTGTCCCCGGTTTTGTTATCTTCTTTTTTGGCCTCGGGGCCCTCGCCACTGGCTTGGCCTGCCTGGTTTTTGAGGTGAGCCTGAATGGGCAATTGCTCATTTTTATAATTTTTTCTCTGCTCTCACTGGTGCTGTTGAGGCGTTTTGTCAAACGAGCCTTTACCGGTGACAGTGAAAACTCTTTCGTCGATGAGCCCCATGCGGCAAAGGGAGAGCTGGTGACGGTAGAAACCGGGATAGTGCCGCCCGCTGAGGGGAAGATCAGATATTCCGGTACAACCTGGCGAGCCCGGGCACATGAACCGATCGAGGCCGGAAGGATCGTGGAAATTGTTGAACAGGATGGTTTGGTGATGGTTGTCAAACCCGTTGTTGAAAATAAAGAACAAACTGAAAAAACTAATGGCTGA
- a CDS encoding dihydrofolate reductase: MKIILIAVMATNRVIGRDNKLPWHIPEELHFFKKTTMGHPVVMGRLTYESIGAPLPGRQNIIVSSNPDYTIEGADTATSLDKAITLADNSEKLFILGGYRVFKDSLKFADNIILSILDREVEGDIYFPDFSDDEWQEIAQERHDAGKEPFTVHYYQRIPPAA, from the coding sequence ATGAAAATTATACTGATCGCCGTCATGGCAACCAACAGGGTTATCGGCAGAGACAACAAGCTTCCCTGGCATATCCCGGAAGAGCTGCACTTCTTTAAGAAAACCACCATGGGACACCCGGTGGTCATGGGACGGCTTACCTATGAATCCATTGGTGCCCCACTGCCCGGCAGACAGAATATCATCGTCAGCAGTAACCCTGATTATACCATTGAGGGAGCCGATACCGCCACCTCACTTGATAAGGCGATAACGTTGGCGGATAATAGTGAGAAGCTTTTTATTCTTGGGGGATACAGAGTTTTTAAAGATTCACTCAAGTTTGCAGACAACATTATCCTTTCGATACTCGACCGCGAAGTTGAGGGAGATATCTACTTTCCTGATTTTTCAGACGACGAGTGGCAGGAGATCGCCCAGGAACGACATGATGCCGGGAAAGAGCCCTTCACGGTTCACTATTACCAGAGGATTCCACCTGCCGCCTGA
- a CDS encoding helix-turn-helix transcriptional regulator — translation MPQQAIIYFPLPSNLMDDLLKFYLKDHFNEQCTVTDSFDTDSPKVHTYLMYDFLEIHRNPNDSSTSLHEYPYHAEPRVHYIVVNMQPGTEDSLSRFLHLNKVRGIFYKNDPLDVLHKGLHTILQGEVWVPRKVLLQWMNSSEKISPASQPQQVLSSREMVVLKLLAAGKSNQDISEELCISTNTVKVHLYNMYKKLKVSNRIQAVRWFSDYSGG, via the coding sequence ATGCCACAACAAGCCATCATATACTTTCCGCTCCCTTCTAACCTGATGGACGATCTGTTGAAATTCTATCTTAAGGATCATTTCAACGAGCAGTGTACCGTTACAGACAGTTTCGACACCGACTCACCCAAGGTGCACACATATTTAATGTACGACTTCTTGGAAATTCACCGGAACCCAAATGACAGCAGTACCAGTTTGCACGAATACCCATACCATGCTGAACCTCGGGTTCATTACATTGTCGTCAACATGCAACCCGGCACTGAAGACAGCCTCTCCCGCTTTCTGCACCTCAACAAAGTAAGGGGAATCTTTTATAAAAATGATCCGTTGGATGTCCTCCACAAAGGGTTGCATACCATTTTGCAAGGTGAGGTATGGGTCCCCAGGAAGGTCCTGTTGCAATGGATGAATTCGTCCGAAAAGATATCTCCGGCCAGCCAGCCCCAACAGGTTCTCAGCTCACGGGAAATGGTTGTGCTGAAACTTCTGGCAGCCGGTAAGTCGAACCAGGACATTTCTGAAGAACTGTGCATCAGTACCAATACGGTAAAAGTACATCTCTACAATATGTATAAAAAGCTCAAGGTCTCTAATCGTATCCAGGCAGTTCGGTGGTTTTCTGATTATTCCGGAGGGTAA
- a CDS encoding CsgE family curli-type amyloid fiber assembly protein translates to MMVVFLFIALSLLVRPPCTVAQDVEIGALVINKTITRLGDDFYDEFTNRWDPPKQLGPMHISIQEAPSARWGTIIAVFVGSERYFVTRVSSRQVDIEEIAEAAVKQVTITLIRQHLLRIQNGENGDLVGDGL, encoded by the coding sequence ATGATGGTCGTATTCTTGTTTATCGCATTGTCTCTTCTTGTTCGGCCGCCCTGCACTGTAGCTCAAGATGTCGAAATCGGTGCACTGGTGATCAACAAAACCATCACCCGCCTTGGCGATGATTTTTATGATGAATTTACTAATAGATGGGATCCTCCGAAACAACTCGGGCCAATGCATATTTCTATTCAGGAGGCACCAAGCGCTCGCTGGGGGACCATCATAGCTGTTTTCGTAGGAAGTGAACGGTATTTCGTCACCAGGGTTTCCTCACGCCAGGTGGATATCGAGGAAATTGCGGAGGCTGCAGTAAAGCAGGTCACCATCACCCTCATCAGGCAGCATCTGCTCAGGATACAAAACGGAGAAAATGGCGACCTGGTGGGAGATGGCCTGTAA
- a CDS encoding curli assembly protein CsgF: MKKTRMAGILIGIFLGFSCAVVQAEQLNFRFINPRFGGSPLNYAWLLESASIQNDNEVDLLDEFEDNLNRSILNTLASQIVRSAFGDFGDELQPGNYSIGKYNINVSTGSNIQVDIVDQTNGSSTSVSVPYY; the protein is encoded by the coding sequence ATGAAGAAGACACGAATGGCAGGTATTCTGATCGGTATCTTCCTGGGGTTCAGCTGTGCGGTGGTGCAGGCTGAGCAACTGAATTTTCGGTTTATTAACCCAAGATTCGGTGGGAGCCCGCTCAACTACGCCTGGCTCCTTGAGTCAGCCTCTATTCAAAACGATAATGAAGTTGATCTGCTTGATGAATTTGAAGATAACCTGAACAGATCTATTCTCAACACCCTCGCCAGCCAGATCGTCCGCTCCGCCTTTGGCGACTTTGGTGATGAGCTACAGCCCGGCAATTATTCGATCGGCAAGTACAACATTAACGTCTCTACTGGAAGCAACATTCAAGTGGACATTGTCGACCAGACGAACGGATCATCTACCTCCGTGAGTGTTCCATACTATTAA
- a CDS encoding CsgG/HfaB family protein: MKKILTTVTFLALTALLSSCAGPMTETMTPAQLGFKTRASEDLLNLPKPKGKVIIAVYKFSDQTGQYKPHPTSTSFSTSVTQGATSMLLEALKKSDWFIPVEREGLNNLLTERKIIMAKLKAEGMENALPKLLHAPVLLEGGIISYEHNVSTGGLGAAHLGISGSTQYQKDQVGIYLRAVDVQRGDVLLAVSTTKSILSFEVRFGYFKFIEIDEIAEGEAGYTRNEPPQLCVLEAMEKAVMSMIIEGILERKWELENPEDIRHPVIQKYLEEKGIEAPETIYNQYLAGA; the protein is encoded by the coding sequence GTGAAAAAGATACTGACAACTGTAACCTTCCTTGCCTTGACAGCACTTCTGTCATCCTGTGCCGGGCCGATGACTGAAACCATGACCCCAGCTCAGCTGGGTTTCAAGACCCGTGCCAGTGAGGACCTGCTCAATCTCCCCAAGCCGAAGGGTAAGGTTATCATTGCCGTATACAAATTCAGCGATCAGACCGGACAATACAAGCCTCATCCAACCAGTACATCTTTCAGCACCTCGGTCACCCAGGGAGCCACTTCCATGCTGCTTGAAGCACTCAAAAAGAGTGATTGGTTCATACCTGTTGAGCGCGAAGGCCTGAACAACCTCCTAACAGAAAGAAAGATCATCATGGCCAAGCTCAAAGCTGAAGGCATGGAAAACGCCTTACCGAAATTGCTTCATGCTCCTGTGCTGCTGGAGGGTGGCATCATCTCTTATGAACACAATGTCTCCACAGGAGGCTTAGGCGCAGCCCATCTCGGAATTAGTGGATCGACCCAATACCAGAAAGACCAGGTGGGGATTTACCTGCGGGCTGTCGATGTGCAACGGGGCGATGTACTGCTGGCCGTGTCAACCACCAAATCGATACTGAGCTTTGAGGTGAGGTTTGGCTATTTCAAGTTCATAGAAATTGATGAAATCGCCGAAGGGGAAGCGGGCTACACCAGAAATGAACCACCTCAGCTCTGTGTATTAGAGGCAATGGAGAAAGCGGTGATGAGCATGATCATCGAGGGCATTCTGGAGCGTAAGTGGGAACTGGAAAATCCGGAGGACATCAGGCACCCGGTCATCCAAAAGTACCTGGAAGAAAAAGGCATTGAAGCACCCGAGACAATTTACAACCAATACCTGGCAGGTGCTTGA